One Podarcis muralis chromosome 1, rPodMur119.hap1.1, whole genome shotgun sequence genomic window carries:
- the LOC144329002 gene encoding kalirin-like isoform X2: MRKRAEKESSGKTEANGLRKPKDILGNKVSVKETNSSEESECDDLDPNTSMEIINPNFIQEVAPEFLVPLVDITCLLGDTVMLQCKVCGRPKPTITWKGPDQNILDNDNSTAAYAVSSCDSGEITLKICNVMPQDSGIYTCVATNELGTASTSATIKVQGVPAAPNRPIAQERSCTSVILRWLPPSSTGNCTISGYTVEYREEGSQVWQQSVASTLDTYLAIEDLTPGCQYQFRVSASNPWGISLPSEASEFVKLPEYDSAADGATVTWKENFDFAYTELNEIGRGRFAVVKKCIHKATRKDVAVKFINKKMKKEEQAAHEAAMLQHLQHPQYITIHDTYESPSSYILILELMDDGRLLDYLMNHDELMEEKVAFYIRDTMEALQYLHNCRVAHLDIKPENLLIDLRIPVPRVKLIDLEDAVQITGHYHVHHLLGNPEFAAPEVIQGAPVSLGTDIWSLGVLTYVMLSGVSPFLDESREETCINVCRVDFSFPNEYFCDVSHAARDFITVILQEDFRRRPTAATCLQHPWLQFHNGSYSKIPLDTSRLSSFIERRKHQFDVRPIPNVKSFIMSRMNPGI, from the exons ATGAGAAAGCGGGCAGAAAAGGAAAGCAGTGGCAAAACTGAAGCCAATGGCCTACGTAAACCCAAGGATATTCTGGGCAACAAAGTCTCTGTTAAA GAGACAAACAGTTCAGAGGAGTCAGAATGTGATGACCTTGATCCCAACACTAGCATGGAG ATCATCAACCCAAACTTCATCCAGGAAG TTGCTCCAGAGTTTCTCGTGCCCTTAGTGGACATCACCTGCTTGCTTGGTGACACGGTAATGTTGCAGTGCAAAGTCTGTGGGCGACCAAAGCCAACCATAACCTGGAAAGGACCAGATCAGAACATCCTTGACAACGACAACAGCACAGCTGCATATGCAGTTTCCTCCTG CGATTCAGGTGAAATCACTCTGAAGATCTGTAATGTGATGCCTCAAGACAGCGGTATTTATACTTGTGTGGCAACAAATGAGCTTGGAACAGCGTCCACTTCGGCTACAATAAAAGTACAAG GTGTCCCTGCAGCCCCAAATCGCCCTATTGCTCAGGAAAGAAGCTGCACCTCAGTGATTCTTCGCTGGCTGCCTCCATCCAGTACAGGGAACTGCACCATTTCAGGTTACACAGTGGAGTACAGAGAAGAAG GCTCACAGGTCTGGCAGCAGTCTGTTGCCTCCACCTTGGACACCTACCTCGCTATTGAAGATCTCACACCTGGATGCCAATATCAGTTCCGAGTCAGCGCCAGCAACCCCTGGGGAATCAGTTTGCCCAGCGAAGCCTCTGAGTTTGTGAAACTTCCAGAATACG ACTCTGCAGCAGATGGAGCCACCGTGACCTGGAAAGAGAACTTTGATTTCGCCTACACAGAACTGAATGAGATTGGAAG GGGTCGATTTGCTGTTGTAAAGAAATGTATCCACAAAGCCACCAGGAAGGATGTTGCAGTGAAGTTCAtcaataaaaaaatgaagaaggaagAGCAGGCAGCACATGAGGCAGCCATGTTGCAACATTTGCAGCATCCTCAGTATATCACTATTCATGACACCTATGAGTCACCTTCCTCCTATATATTAATTTTAGAACT GATGGATGATGGCCGTCTCTTGGACTACTTAATGAATCATGATGAATTGATGGAGGAGAAAGTAGCTTTTTACATAAGAGACACAATGGAAGCCTTACAGTACCTTCATAACTGCCGAGTTGCTCATTTGGATATAAAG CCAGAAAATTTGCTCATTGACTTGCGGATCCCGGTGCCTCGCGTTAAGTTAATAGACCTGGAAGATGCTGTTCAAATCACTGGCCATTACCATGTTCATCATCTCCTTGGAAACCCTGAATTTGCTGCTCCAGAAGTTATCCAAGGTGCTCCTGTTTCACTGGGCACAGATATTTGGAGCCTGGGTGTGCTCACCTATGTCATGCTGAGTGGTGTGTCCCCCTTTCTGGATGAAAGCAGGGAGGAGACTTGCATCAATGTGTGCCGAGTGGACTTCAGCTTTCCCAATGAGTACTTCTGTGATGTAAGCCATGCTGCCAGAGACTTCATCACTGTCATCCTTCAGGAAGACTTCAGGAGGAGGCCAACAGCAGCCACTTGTCTGCAGCACCCTTGGCTACAGTTTCACAACGGCAGCTATTCCAAAATCCCACTGGATACCTCACGCCTATCCAGCTTCATTGAACGCCGCAAACACCAGTTTGATGTGCGGCCAATTCCCAATGTTAAGAGTTTCATAATGAGCAGGATGAACCCAGGAATATAA
- the LOC144329002 gene encoding kalirin-like isoform X1: MISRLLHLFSSFPACHLVPLCLESMLVAQCTLLPCAHLLLLILCLLISLPIVTLFSFLHAAKKETNSSEESECDDLDPNTSMEIINPNFIQEVAPEFLVPLVDITCLLGDTVMLQCKVCGRPKPTITWKGPDQNILDNDNSTAAYAVSSCDSGEITLKICNVMPQDSGIYTCVATNELGTASTSATIKVQGVPAAPNRPIAQERSCTSVILRWLPPSSTGNCTISGYTVEYREEGSQVWQQSVASTLDTYLAIEDLTPGCQYQFRVSASNPWGISLPSEASEFVKLPEYDSAADGATVTWKENFDFAYTELNEIGRGRFAVVKKCIHKATRKDVAVKFINKKMKKEEQAAHEAAMLQHLQHPQYITIHDTYESPSSYILILELMDDGRLLDYLMNHDELMEEKVAFYIRDTMEALQYLHNCRVAHLDIKPENLLIDLRIPVPRVKLIDLEDAVQITGHYHVHHLLGNPEFAAPEVIQGAPVSLGTDIWSLGVLTYVMLSGVSPFLDESREETCINVCRVDFSFPNEYFCDVSHAARDFITVILQEDFRRRPTAATCLQHPWLQFHNGSYSKIPLDTSRLSSFIERRKHQFDVRPIPNVKSFIMSRMNPGI; the protein is encoded by the exons atgaTTTCAAGATTACTacaccttttttcttcttttcctgcttGCCACTTAGTGCCTCTTTGTTTGGAAAGCATGTTAGTTGCACAGTGCACATTGCTACCTTGCGCTCACCTGCTTCTGCTGATCTTGTGCCTCTTAATCTCTCTCCCCATTGTAACTTTGTTCTCTTTCCTCCATGCTGCCAAAAAGGAGACAAACAGTTCAGAGGAGTCAGAATGTGATGACCTTGATCCCAACACTAGCATGGAG ATCATCAACCCAAACTTCATCCAGGAAG TTGCTCCAGAGTTTCTCGTGCCCTTAGTGGACATCACCTGCTTGCTTGGTGACACGGTAATGTTGCAGTGCAAAGTCTGTGGGCGACCAAAGCCAACCATAACCTGGAAAGGACCAGATCAGAACATCCTTGACAACGACAACAGCACAGCTGCATATGCAGTTTCCTCCTG CGATTCAGGTGAAATCACTCTGAAGATCTGTAATGTGATGCCTCAAGACAGCGGTATTTATACTTGTGTGGCAACAAATGAGCTTGGAACAGCGTCCACTTCGGCTACAATAAAAGTACAAG GTGTCCCTGCAGCCCCAAATCGCCCTATTGCTCAGGAAAGAAGCTGCACCTCAGTGATTCTTCGCTGGCTGCCTCCATCCAGTACAGGGAACTGCACCATTTCAGGTTACACAGTGGAGTACAGAGAAGAAG GCTCACAGGTCTGGCAGCAGTCTGTTGCCTCCACCTTGGACACCTACCTCGCTATTGAAGATCTCACACCTGGATGCCAATATCAGTTCCGAGTCAGCGCCAGCAACCCCTGGGGAATCAGTTTGCCCAGCGAAGCCTCTGAGTTTGTGAAACTTCCAGAATACG ACTCTGCAGCAGATGGAGCCACCGTGACCTGGAAAGAGAACTTTGATTTCGCCTACACAGAACTGAATGAGATTGGAAG GGGTCGATTTGCTGTTGTAAAGAAATGTATCCACAAAGCCACCAGGAAGGATGTTGCAGTGAAGTTCAtcaataaaaaaatgaagaaggaagAGCAGGCAGCACATGAGGCAGCCATGTTGCAACATTTGCAGCATCCTCAGTATATCACTATTCATGACACCTATGAGTCACCTTCCTCCTATATATTAATTTTAGAACT GATGGATGATGGCCGTCTCTTGGACTACTTAATGAATCATGATGAATTGATGGAGGAGAAAGTAGCTTTTTACATAAGAGACACAATGGAAGCCTTACAGTACCTTCATAACTGCCGAGTTGCTCATTTGGATATAAAG CCAGAAAATTTGCTCATTGACTTGCGGATCCCGGTGCCTCGCGTTAAGTTAATAGACCTGGAAGATGCTGTTCAAATCACTGGCCATTACCATGTTCATCATCTCCTTGGAAACCCTGAATTTGCTGCTCCAGAAGTTATCCAAGGTGCTCCTGTTTCACTGGGCACAGATATTTGGAGCCTGGGTGTGCTCACCTATGTCATGCTGAGTGGTGTGTCCCCCTTTCTGGATGAAAGCAGGGAGGAGACTTGCATCAATGTGTGCCGAGTGGACTTCAGCTTTCCCAATGAGTACTTCTGTGATGTAAGCCATGCTGCCAGAGACTTCATCACTGTCATCCTTCAGGAAGACTTCAGGAGGAGGCCAACAGCAGCCACTTGTCTGCAGCACCCTTGGCTACAGTTTCACAACGGCAGCTATTCCAAAATCCCACTGGATACCTCACGCCTATCCAGCTTCATTGAACGCCGCAAACACCAGTTTGATGTGCGGCCAATTCCCAATGTTAAGAGTTTCATAATGAGCAGGATGAACCCAGGAATATAA
- the LOC144329002 gene encoding kalirin-like isoform X3, which yields MQDTTQLFSLLTTGIQNETNSSEESECDDLDPNTSMEIINPNFIQEVAPEFLVPLVDITCLLGDTVMLQCKVCGRPKPTITWKGPDQNILDNDNSTAAYAVSSCDSGEITLKICNVMPQDSGIYTCVATNELGTASTSATIKVQGVPAAPNRPIAQERSCTSVILRWLPPSSTGNCTISGYTVEYREEGSQVWQQSVASTLDTYLAIEDLTPGCQYQFRVSASNPWGISLPSEASEFVKLPEYDSAADGATVTWKENFDFAYTELNEIGRGRFAVVKKCIHKATRKDVAVKFINKKMKKEEQAAHEAAMLQHLQHPQYITIHDTYESPSSYILILELMDDGRLLDYLMNHDELMEEKVAFYIRDTMEALQYLHNCRVAHLDIKPENLLIDLRIPVPRVKLIDLEDAVQITGHYHVHHLLGNPEFAAPEVIQGAPVSLGTDIWSLGVLTYVMLSGVSPFLDESREETCINVCRVDFSFPNEYFCDVSHAARDFITVILQEDFRRRPTAATCLQHPWLQFHNGSYSKIPLDTSRLSSFIERRKHQFDVRPIPNVKSFIMSRMNPGI from the exons ATGCAAGATACAACACAGCTtttttccctcctcaccactgGCATCCAAAAT GAGACAAACAGTTCAGAGGAGTCAGAATGTGATGACCTTGATCCCAACACTAGCATGGAG ATCATCAACCCAAACTTCATCCAGGAAG TTGCTCCAGAGTTTCTCGTGCCCTTAGTGGACATCACCTGCTTGCTTGGTGACACGGTAATGTTGCAGTGCAAAGTCTGTGGGCGACCAAAGCCAACCATAACCTGGAAAGGACCAGATCAGAACATCCTTGACAACGACAACAGCACAGCTGCATATGCAGTTTCCTCCTG CGATTCAGGTGAAATCACTCTGAAGATCTGTAATGTGATGCCTCAAGACAGCGGTATTTATACTTGTGTGGCAACAAATGAGCTTGGAACAGCGTCCACTTCGGCTACAATAAAAGTACAAG GTGTCCCTGCAGCCCCAAATCGCCCTATTGCTCAGGAAAGAAGCTGCACCTCAGTGATTCTTCGCTGGCTGCCTCCATCCAGTACAGGGAACTGCACCATTTCAGGTTACACAGTGGAGTACAGAGAAGAAG GCTCACAGGTCTGGCAGCAGTCTGTTGCCTCCACCTTGGACACCTACCTCGCTATTGAAGATCTCACACCTGGATGCCAATATCAGTTCCGAGTCAGCGCCAGCAACCCCTGGGGAATCAGTTTGCCCAGCGAAGCCTCTGAGTTTGTGAAACTTCCAGAATACG ACTCTGCAGCAGATGGAGCCACCGTGACCTGGAAAGAGAACTTTGATTTCGCCTACACAGAACTGAATGAGATTGGAAG GGGTCGATTTGCTGTTGTAAAGAAATGTATCCACAAAGCCACCAGGAAGGATGTTGCAGTGAAGTTCAtcaataaaaaaatgaagaaggaagAGCAGGCAGCACATGAGGCAGCCATGTTGCAACATTTGCAGCATCCTCAGTATATCACTATTCATGACACCTATGAGTCACCTTCCTCCTATATATTAATTTTAGAACT GATGGATGATGGCCGTCTCTTGGACTACTTAATGAATCATGATGAATTGATGGAGGAGAAAGTAGCTTTTTACATAAGAGACACAATGGAAGCCTTACAGTACCTTCATAACTGCCGAGTTGCTCATTTGGATATAAAG CCAGAAAATTTGCTCATTGACTTGCGGATCCCGGTGCCTCGCGTTAAGTTAATAGACCTGGAAGATGCTGTTCAAATCACTGGCCATTACCATGTTCATCATCTCCTTGGAAACCCTGAATTTGCTGCTCCAGAAGTTATCCAAGGTGCTCCTGTTTCACTGGGCACAGATATTTGGAGCCTGGGTGTGCTCACCTATGTCATGCTGAGTGGTGTGTCCCCCTTTCTGGATGAAAGCAGGGAGGAGACTTGCATCAATGTGTGCCGAGTGGACTTCAGCTTTCCCAATGAGTACTTCTGTGATGTAAGCCATGCTGCCAGAGACTTCATCACTGTCATCCTTCAGGAAGACTTCAGGAGGAGGCCAACAGCAGCCACTTGTCTGCAGCACCCTTGGCTACAGTTTCACAACGGCAGCTATTCCAAAATCCCACTGGATACCTCACGCCTATCCAGCTTCATTGAACGCCGCAAACACCAGTTTGATGTGCGGCCAATTCCCAATGTTAAGAGTTTCATAATGAGCAGGATGAACCCAGGAATATAA